TAAATAGGAGAATGGTAAATTTCCGATTTTAATTCCCGTGATAGCAGAAAGGGAGCAAGCGCAGCTGGACGAGACCGATCCTATAAAATTAGGTTTGGTTATTTTTAGTTATTAAACTTGTCTCATTCAATTATAAATTTGAGGAAAATTTGAGTTCGGTTAGTAACTAAGTTGATGCTCACCTCTAGTTTCAACTATACCAAGTTAAGGGGATAAAAGTACAGTTCTTTAGAAGAAACTTCATAATACAGCAATATATTATACATTCAATCAATCAATCGATACTATTtgtacatatttattttttaacaccAATAACTAGAGGTATAAAAATGGATTATCACGTCATAATTATATTCTGTACTCTATATATTTTACATGattatacataatataaatgatacaaaaATTACAATCATATCAAATGAAAAGTCTATATAAATGATATTATTGTGTTAGAAATCAATCATCTTCCAAAAAGCAATATATATCCCTCTTTTAATTGATCGAGTCTCtcttaaataaaatgaaaaaaaaaatattaatgtaAAAGGGGTAATTAGAGAAAGTGCCTAAAGAGAAAAGACATCTTGGATTAAGAGTTCGGTCTCACATATTCAAATGCTACACCAAGTCTGAACCCATTTTGTAACAATCAAATCTGAAAGTCTCCTACTCAAGGTTTGTTGATGATGCTGGCCATAGATCTTCCTGATTTTATTTTAgccacttaaaaaaaaaaaaattgtctttcggtattttcaatttaaaatatcagaaaactatgtttttaatttttatcttgCAAACatttaattcattcatttttttttaaagaatatgtttattcatataaaaactattTATTGATATTATTGGAATTCTTTTGACAAGAATGAGACATTTGTAAAAATTATGCTATTTCTGATTTTTCCATAACTGACCCTAAAATTATTAGCCAATGATGTATTTAGACACTTTCTATTAGATATTCAATTTGCTTACAATTATATATTACTaccttaattttatttaaaataatatatcttttaatttgttcaaattaTTTCGTATTCTGCCacataaattgaaaaaaaataagcaTGTTAGTATAGTATGTTCAGAAACTTAAcaagattttttttatggaaagaaACTTAACAAGATAAGTACTTTTTAAGGCTCAAAATTTTGATATATTGctaatattattttttcatGGAGTTTCATGTATGGTTagtaattaaaatgtaaataaacatatatttctccctctaaataaatttatttatcatTGTATACAAATTATTATGATCATTTTcacaaatatatattattataagggTGTCTTttatgcttattttgtttttttacaaagtaagttttactttgttttttctactattggatgagcttactttgtcaaagtttaTCATTATCCaaggtggaaaaaacaaagtaagacttacgtAAGCACAACCTAATCCTATTATAAGATATTGCTACATATCTagcaaattttaatatttgccAAATTGGTAAagaaaaatgatatatataaagTGGGTGTAATTCTTAAATATTGAAATCTTTCTAATTCCTTccatatttgaaaataataatagtatCGATTTAATAAAactagataataataaaatagcaaaagataattaaattatatatagataataatagAAGATTATGTATTATCAACAAATATTAATCATATTTGAACATAACATCTAAAATCTttgattaatttttcttttcaaatgaattttttttttatctttatgaaaatatattattatttttatacataaaatCACAAAACAATACAACAATACACAAACCATACCAATATTAAGGAAAGAAACTTAGTTAAAACATTCTACAATACTCATGGAGTATAATATAGGTCCCTTTAATTATAAAAgtatcatatatatttttttattatactcCAGTAGCAACCCTTTTAACACTTCATCTTATCAAGGATCACATACACCACAAAGTATTCTAGAATTTCACCACTATTAATACATATTAACCCAAACTCAaaactaattataattaattaagtacTTATATACCATTAACCTTTCACACCACTTAATTAGATAAGAGTATAGTATAGAGTAGAGTCCTAGCCGTGGTTGCCGGAGTGACCCCCACTTCCACCGCCGGAATTACCAGAACCACTTCCGGATCCAGAGCCACCGCCATGTGCACCTCCACTGCCAGACCCAGAGCCAGAACCTGAGCCAGAACCAGAGCCAGTTCCAAAGCCAGATCCGAAACCTCTGCCGAAACCATTAGGCGACCTGCCAGAACCAGAACCGTAACCCCAACCAGCGCCGGGGCTTGATCCCCAACCCCAACTGTAGTCCCAGTTGGGGCCATGACCGGAGCCTTGGCCACTGTTAGGACCAGTAGACATTTCCGGCGATTGGACTTTCTTGTCAGAAGCGGGGATTCCGAGAGTAACTCCGATGAttaagaaaaggaaaaggagaGTGAAAGAGGAGAATTGAGGATGCATATCTGAAAGTTGGATGATTTAAGTTGGATTTGTGAATTATTAGTTAGGTATTGCACGTAATGATATATAGGTGCATGTGAGTGGGTTTTGATATTGATAGAGAGATAGGGCCACTCCACTcgtgattttatttatttatttgcttctcttttaacttttttattttactcACACTCCCATTTGGAAATTTTATAGATTTGCATCACCGACCTCCAACTAAAATATTAGATTCACTACTTAATATTGTTTCATTCCTTTGTCCTGTCTAGTGACGGAGCTAGAATTTCATATTTGGGGACTAATTAGTCCTATAGATCGAATTAATTTTGTAGAGCCCAACCTGTTAGGGttgagtaattttttttaacctccAACATAATAAAAGTGTTTCATTTTAGTGTtttgattaaaaaattaaaagtgtctAACGTGAAACGTttagacatatttaattttatataagtttAACACTAGTTTCCTAAATTAAAACCCCTAAACAAGTATATTATTCTTTATTAATTGAATATTTACATTGACATTTTGATTTAAAGGGGATTTGGGTGAAGAAATTATAATcagatataaaaataaattttgatttaagagaaaaaattataatggaacaaaattataattggaTAGACACACATTTTGAGGATTTAAGGGAAAAAATCataatggtaaaaaaaaagagaattgAGACGAATTTTGGGGATTTAAGAGAAACAtgcaaaaataaaatgatgATTGGAAGGTTCAAACCTGAAATCCCTTTGAAAGTGGAAGAGCCTTAACTACTATTTAAACAATCTATATCATCTTAATTTTATATTACATATTCGCATCCTATAATATAAGTACTAATTTAATTTTCTTGGGGGCTACTCAATACTGAAGCACTGTTCCTCAGTGGTGGTGCCAGATACTAGGGGGGCTCCAGCCCCTCCGAGCTACGGGCTGTCTCCACCCCTGAAAGTAGGAGTGTTCATCGGTCAATTCAGTttgaaaaccgaaccaaaccgataTAACCGaaaaccaaataactctaaaaataaaaatcgaacctaaccgaataataataaaaaccaaatctAACCGAACCAAAATAATTCGGCCAATTCAGTTCGATTATTCGGTTTTCATTAACATTAACAAATTTCATtaacaatatttttttacttaCTAATACAATGATGTTACTGGGCATTTTAAATgtaaccatttttttttaattttaatgttttaagTTGTTGGGCATTTATTTATAGGCAACAATCATTTGCTTATATGCAACAATGATGTTGCTTATTACATTGATGTTACTGGAAATTTAATTATATGCAATATATTgctaattatacatatattgaAATGTCGtgcttaacaaaaaaaaaagctttaaATATGTTATAAGTTATAATTGTAAATCTAAGCTAACTTATAACAGTAAACGGGAGGTATAATTCCAATaataaatctaatttctaattacTTCATTCATTTCCGTCGGTTCAGTTAGTTTGGTAATTTTGattcaaaaaccgaaccgaccgaaattaccgaaatattaaaaaaataaaaccgaaACCGAACTTAATAGACCGAAACAtcgaaccgaaaaaccgaaatgCATCAGTTTGATCGGTTATTTCAGtccggttcggtttttgaacatCCCTACCTGAAAGCGtgtataatataataaaatggtTGGAATTTAAACCCCCATTATTTGGTCTAAAAAGATTTGAAGTAAAGCAAAAActtaaatttatagttaaaaatctaataataactttttaatattaaataatatcaaTTTTCTCTTTACttatcaaaaaatttaaacAGACCAATTTGATCGTTATTTAACTGTAACTTtaaacatttaaataaatttatcaaactAAAGTAAAAGCTTTTCAGTGAGCTAGGTTATCTGAATTGGGATCTTCCTGCCATGATTGGTTCTTTCTTTCCGGTAGGAATGATTTCTCTTCGGACCCGATCTTTATCACTTACAGATTCTCTACTCGTATTGGGGCTAAACCCAGCTCAGCAGTGAACAAAACCTTCATATCACATCGCAGCTgtcaacatttggttaaagaaTTCTAACCCATCTATATAAGTATACGTTTCCATTAGTTCTTAGAACCCCAATTAATCGATATTCGCTCTTGTTCCTTTGTGATATCATGTTGGATTTTTTCCAAGAACAAGAAATGGAGTAAAGGCATTAGCTTACTCTAAGGTAGTGTAGATAAGCTAATATATATTAGATGTGCACAAACGTCTtacatttcttttgtttttgtcttCGCTTTTGTTATGACTCAGCCAATGAGTCCTTTTAGTCTCCTCCGTCATGAAGACTCGACTAAAGCAACTCACTATTACTACCCGGGGTGCCTTCGCCGACTCAGGATAAGAACTCCGGATCGTGCGATTCACCCAAAATGTGCATGTGCCTTATCTCTCCCCCCAACGACTGTGTAAGGGAGCCACCGCCTACTCGAAACTTTATTACTTACTAGTAACTAAGATCGTTTAAAGAGTAAGTAAGCTATGCGTACCTCTTTCCTTGTCTAGTGGAACCGCATAGCTGAGCCTAATATtaggtaatggctttcttccaCTGGGCTGATGGTCTTCTCCTTTATCCGTTTTAGAATTGTCTCCCTCAATCTTTGTCAGAACCCCCTTCATGAAAAGCGTGTCTCACTAAACACAAGCCCTGCTAAGCAAGAACGCAACAAACTGAGTAAGtaaaaaaagtgaaattttCCGAGTGGATCCTActccatttttgtaattttatacattttaataatttatttatatattaatatagtaaacattttaaataatttctaactaagttattggaaattcctattagATAAAGATATGTTAAAAACAAAATGGATAAAGATAtgttaaaaacaaaattttatgATAAATTTTCACTTTTTAAAAGTTACCTTTATGTATTTCTAGTAGTTGCACTGGACTATTCTGGGGGATACAATATAAAATTCATTAGATAGTCAACTCAAGCCAGTAGAGGAGAATCCACTTTTCGAGTCTTGTTAGCATACAATGGGAATTCCGAAGTGAACTACTATATACCGCAACTATTATACTTTCCATTGcacccttttgacatttatgccctcttcataattttgatcaaaaactggaAATTCTCTCTTCAAAATcttaaacccgaacaacaataattgaaattatgaaaataattaatgtgtgacaatccgaaccccgaaaatggatgattacgagtcggaaacgtTAAGATTAcatctttttatcaaagaattcatgaaaataatacatatttttcatgacgattttacatttttcatcacaaaaaataggagaatttttcatttttcgtcataaaaaattgaataatttagtatttttcgtcactaaattttttacgattttgcatattttaaaatttggtCTAAAaggatgcggcataccgttcGACCCATGGTGGAAACGGATGCGACATACTTTCGACCTATGGcaggaacggatgcggcataccgttcgacccatggtgggaacggatgcggcatacggttcgacccatggcgggaacggatgcggcataccgctcgacccatggtgggaacggatgcggcatccgttcccgccatgggtcgaacggtatgccgcatccatttaggctaaattttgaattttctctcaaaaaaaattTCCGATTTCGAAAATTTTTTTATGCCAGGGGTAAAATTGTCTAATAGGTGCGGTGATAAGGAATTTAATtgcggtaaatagcaataccCAATTCGGAACGGGCATATATCCAAAAAAAACTCTCGGCTATGCTATACATTTTCTGTAAATTGCACACATTGCTATAGAATATCCACTAAAATATCAAATATCATTAATGTTTTTAATGAtagttaataaattttaattaatgtttaaaataattattaacaatttaaaaataaaaatttaattggtttttagaattttttattttatcatcaaCAACCGTTATTTTGAGATATTGATTGAAATTTAGTAATTAtagtattaaaaaaatataaaattaaataatttttatattaattttaaaatttattaatcgtattgtaaaaataattaaagctcAGTGtctta
The DNA window shown above is from Euphorbia lathyris chromosome 1, ddEupLath1.1, whole genome shotgun sequence and carries:
- the LOC136227153 gene encoding glycine-rich cell wall structural protein 2-like, whose product is MHPQFSSFTLLFLFLIIGVTLGIPASDKKVQSPEMSTGPNSGQGSGHGPNWDYSWGWGSSPGAGWGYGSGSGRSPNGFGRGFGSGFGTGSGSGSGSGSGSGSGGAHGGGSGSGSGSGNSGGGSGGHSGNHG